The Thermosulfurimonas sp. F29 genome includes a window with the following:
- the rplX gene encoding 50S ribosomal protein L24, translating to MLFKRAKRKLPKPHEAKCHIRKGDKVVVIAGKDRGKIGKVLQVFPRRQRAIVEGVNIVKRHMKPTPYSEGGIVEKPAPIHVSNLMLFCPKCNRGVRIGRKFLEDGTKVRVCKKCGEIIEAEE from the coding sequence ATGCTTTTTAAGAGGGCCAAGAGGAAATTGCCGAAGCCGCACGAGGCCAAGTGTCACATTCGCAAGGGCGACAAGGTGGTGGTGATCGCCGGGAAGGACAGGGGGAAGATCGGGAAGGTGTTGCAGGTATTCCCGCGGCGCCAGAGGGCCATCGTGGAGGGAGTGAATATCGTCAAGCGGCACATGAAACCCACCCCTTACAGTGAGGGAGGGATAGTGGAGAAACCCGCACCTATTCATGTATCCAACCTGATGCTCTTTTGCCCCAAGTGTAACCGGGGCGTGCGGATCGGGCGCAAGTTCCTCGAGGACGGAACCAAGGTGCGGGTCTGCAAGAAGTGCGGCGAGATCATAGAGGCTGAGGAGTAG
- the rplD gene encoding 50S ribosomal protein L4, whose protein sequence is MPKVDVYNSQKEKVGEVELPEDIYAVPVKVGLLHEVVRWQRARWRAGTACTKTRGEVRGGGRKPWPQKHTGRARQGSIRAPHWVGGGVVFGPKPRSYEFKLNKKVRRLALKMALSNRVAVGHVYVVTDFGLGDRPKTKQFLEFLNRFGTQNALVVVPERDLVAEYSARNLPKVKVLAVEGLNVYDILDHEYLILKQDALPKIEERLRRTR, encoded by the coding sequence ATGCCTAAGGTGGATGTGTATAACAGCCAGAAGGAAAAGGTGGGTGAGGTGGAACTTCCCGAGGACATTTACGCCGTGCCGGTGAAGGTGGGGTTGTTGCACGAGGTGGTGCGCTGGCAGCGGGCGCGTTGGCGGGCGGGCACGGCCTGCACCAAGACCCGGGGTGAGGTGCGCGGAGGAGGACGCAAGCCCTGGCCTCAGAAGCACACCGGTCGGGCCAGGCAGGGCTCCATCCGCGCTCCGCACTGGGTGGGTGGCGGCGTGGTTTTCGGGCCGAAACCCCGGAGCTACGAGTTCAAGCTCAACAAGAAGGTGCGTCGTCTGGCCCTGAAGATGGCCCTTTCCAACCGGGTGGCGGTGGGGCATGTGTATGTGGTCACGGATTTCGGTCTGGGGGACAGGCCCAAAACCAAGCAGTTTCTGGAGTTTCTGAATCGTTTCGGCACGCAGAACGCCCTGGTGGTGGTTCCGGAGCGGGATCTGGTGGCGGAGTACAGCGCCAGGAATCTTCCCAAGGTGAAGGTGCTCGCCGTGGAGGGGCTTAATGTTTACGACATTCTGGACCACGAGTATTTGATCCTGAAACAGGACGCGCTTCCCAAAATAGAAGAAAGGTTAAGGAGAACCCGATGA
- the rplC gene encoding 50S ribosomal protein L3: MEGLIGRKLGMTRIFNEAGEVVPVTVLEVGPCTVVQVKTVETDGYNAVQLGFMPRKLTKFNKPMRGHFLRAGLDHGFYILREFRVEDPSQFKPGQVLTLESLGVEKGLRVDVTGKSKGRGFTGAIKRWGFSRQPMSHGAKQVHRKPGSSGPSTFPGRVIKGKKMPGHYGNETVTVKNLLVAEVIPEKNLLLVKGAVPGWPNGWVMVYFK; encoded by the coding sequence GTGGAAGGTCTGATCGGAAGGAAACTCGGCATGACCCGGATCTTCAACGAGGCCGGGGAGGTGGTGCCGGTAACGGTGCTGGAGGTTGGGCCCTGCACCGTGGTTCAGGTGAAGACGGTGGAGACCGACGGTTACAACGCGGTGCAGCTGGGGTTCATGCCCAGGAAGCTCACCAAGTTCAACAAGCCGATGCGGGGGCACTTCCTTCGGGCCGGTCTCGATCACGGTTTTTACATTCTGCGGGAGTTTCGGGTGGAGGATCCCTCGCAGTTTAAGCCCGGTCAGGTTCTGACCCTTGAGAGCCTTGGGGTGGAGAAGGGCCTGCGGGTGGATGTCACGGGAAAGAGCAAGGGTCGGGGGTTTACCGGGGCCATCAAGCGCTGGGGGTTCAGTCGGCAGCCCATGAGTCACGGAGCCAAGCAGGTCCATCGGAAACCGGGGTCCAGCGGCCCCAGCACTTTTCCGGGCCGGGTTATCAAGGGCAAGAAGATGCCCGGTCATTACGGAAACGAGACCGTGACGGTGAAGAACCTCCTGGTGGCGGAGGTGATCCCGGAGAAGAATCTCCTTCTGGTGAAGGGGGCGGTGCCCGGCTGGCCCAACGGCTGGGTGATGGTGTACTTCAAGTAG
- the rpsH gene encoding 30S ribosomal protein S8: MMTDPIADMLARIRNALMARHRTVEIPASKLKREIARILKEEGYIEDYEFVAEGPQGKIVITLKYDENRRPVIAGLKRVSKPGRRVYAGVKKLPRVMGGLGIAIISTSRGIMTDHEARRRGVGGEILCEVW, encoded by the coding sequence ATGATGACGGATCCCATTGCGGATATGCTTGCCAGGATCAGAAACGCGCTGATGGCGCGGCACAGGACGGTGGAGATTCCGGCCTCGAAGCTCAAGAGGGAGATAGCTCGCATCCTCAAGGAGGAGGGATACATAGAGGACTACGAGTTCGTGGCGGAGGGGCCGCAGGGAAAGATTGTGATCACGCTCAAGTACGACGAGAACCGGAGGCCGGTGATTGCGGGGCTCAAGCGGGTCAGCAAGCCCGGTCGCCGGGTTTACGCGGGGGTGAAGAAGCTTCCCCGGGTGATGGGAGGTCTGGGTATAGCGATCATTTCCACCTCGCGGGGAATCATGACCGATCACGAGGCCCGCAGACGGGGCGTGGGCGGCGAGATCCTTTGTGAAGTCTGGTAA
- the rpmC gene encoding 50S ribosomal protein L29: MKASELRELSIPELKEKLRELREELFNLRFQKTIHQLENPMRIRQVKRDIARILTVIREKELNIR; the protein is encoded by the coding sequence ATGAAGGCCAGCGAGCTGAGGGAGCTTTCCATTCCGGAGCTTAAGGAGAAGCTGCGGGAGCTGCGGGAGGAGCTTTTCAACCTGCGGTTTCAGAAGACCATTCACCAGCTGGAAAATCCCATGCGGATAAGGCAGGTGAAGAGGGACATTGCGCGGATTCTTACGGTCATCCGGGAAAAGGAACTAAATATTCGCTAA
- the secY gene encoding preprotein translocase subunit SecY — translation MRTSGIESLANIPELRRRIFFLLGALAVYRIAVHIPTPGINAEALLALFARAGGTIFGFIDMFSGGALRRLSVCALGIMPYISAAIILELLTVVYPSLKEMQREGPEGRRKMAYYTRYLTVAICLIQGFGIAVGLEKMTAPNGDPVVMFPGWGFRFLTMLTLTTGSMFLVWLGEQITEHGIGNGISLLIFAGIVARLPSALINTFRFVKTGELSGAILFFILLLVVAVLAFTCFVEMAQRRIPVHYARRMVGRQVVGGQSTYLPIKVNTAGVIPPIFASSVLMFPATISTFLPLAFFQALSTYLRPGHWLYEILYVILIIFFCYFYTAIIFDPKDVADNLRKWGGFIPGIRPGRATQEFLDRVLNRVTLIGAIYVAAICVLPTLLIVKFNVPFYFGGTALLIVVGVAMDTMAQIEAHLLTRRYDSLVREGRLRRRR, via the coding sequence ATCAGGACTTCCGGGATAGAGAGTCTGGCCAACATTCCGGAGCTTCGGCGCCGGATTTTTTTCCTTCTCGGGGCCCTTGCGGTTTACCGGATCGCCGTCCACATTCCCACGCCCGGGATAAACGCCGAGGCGTTGCTGGCCCTCTTTGCCCGGGCCGGGGGGACCATCTTCGGTTTTATTGACATGTTTTCCGGCGGGGCCCTGCGGAGGCTTTCGGTCTGTGCCCTGGGGATCATGCCTTACATCAGCGCGGCCATTATTCTGGAACTCCTCACCGTGGTGTATCCCTCCCTTAAGGAGATGCAGAGGGAGGGTCCGGAGGGCCGCCGGAAGATGGCCTACTACACCCGTTATCTCACCGTGGCCATCTGTCTCATCCAGGGGTTCGGGATCGCGGTGGGGCTTGAGAAGATGACCGCCCCCAACGGGGATCCGGTGGTTATGTTTCCGGGGTGGGGGTTTCGGTTCCTCACCATGCTCACGCTTACCACGGGTTCCATGTTTCTGGTCTGGCTGGGGGAGCAGATCACCGAGCACGGGATCGGGAACGGCATTTCACTCCTCATCTTTGCCGGTATCGTGGCCCGTCTGCCCTCGGCGCTGATCAACACCTTTCGTTTCGTTAAGACCGGGGAACTCTCCGGAGCGATTCTCTTCTTTATTCTGCTTCTGGTGGTGGCGGTTCTGGCCTTCACCTGTTTCGTGGAGATGGCCCAGCGGCGCATTCCGGTGCATTACGCCCGACGGATGGTGGGGCGCCAGGTGGTGGGGGGGCAGAGCACCTACCTTCCCATCAAGGTGAACACCGCCGGGGTGATTCCGCCCATCTTCGCCTCGTCGGTCCTCATGTTTCCGGCCACGATTTCCACCTTTCTGCCTCTGGCCTTTTTCCAGGCCCTTTCCACCTACCTGCGGCCGGGGCACTGGCTTTACGAGATCCTTTATGTGATTCTCATTATCTTTTTCTGTTACTTCTACACGGCCATCATCTTCGATCCCAAGGATGTGGCGGACAATCTCCGGAAGTGGGGTGGTTTCATCCCGGGGATTCGTCCCGGTCGGGCCACTCAGGAGTTCCTGGATCGGGTGCTCAACCGGGTGACCCTTATCGGGGCCATTTATGTGGCGGCCATCTGCGTGTTGCCCACGCTTTTGATCGTGAAATTTAATGTGCCTTTTTACTTTGGGGGCACGGCTCTCCTGATCGTGGTGGGGGTGGCCATGGACACCATGGCCCAGATAGAGGCCCACCTCCTCACCAGGCGTTACGACAGTCTGGTGCGGGAGGGCCGTCTGCGCCGCAGACGGTAA
- the rpsC gene encoding 30S ribosomal protein S3: MGQKVNPIGLRIGITRTWDSRWFAKGKEFAEAVKEDYEIRRHIKGKLKHAGISRIEIERAANRVRIVIHSARPGIVIGKKGAEIEKLKQELSRITGGKDIVIDIVEVRRPELEAQLVAENIAVQLERRVSFRRAMKRAVALALRFGAQGIRVQCKGRLGGAEIARKEWYREGRVPLHTLRADIDYGFAEALTKYGVIGVKVWIFKGEVLPEKGGLGEALTI, encoded by the coding sequence TTGGGTCAGAAGGTAAACCCCATAGGGCTGAGGATTGGTATTACCCGGACCTGGGATTCCAGGTGGTTCGCCAAGGGAAAGGAATTTGCGGAGGCGGTCAAGGAGGATTACGAGATCCGCAGGCACATCAAGGGGAAGCTGAAGCACGCCGGGATCTCCCGCATCGAGATCGAGCGGGCGGCGAACCGGGTGCGAATCGTCATCCACTCGGCCCGTCCGGGGATCGTGATCGGGAAGAAGGGGGCCGAGATCGAGAAGCTGAAGCAGGAGCTCTCCCGCATTACCGGGGGCAAGGACATCGTGATCGACATAGTGGAGGTGCGGCGGCCCGAGCTAGAGGCCCAGCTGGTGGCGGAGAACATAGCGGTGCAGCTTGAGCGGCGGGTGAGTTTCCGGCGGGCCATGAAGCGGGCGGTGGCCCTGGCCCTGCGTTTCGGGGCCCAGGGGATTCGGGTGCAGTGCAAGGGGAGGCTCGGCGGGGCCGAAATCGCCCGCAAGGAGTGGTATCGGGAGGGGCGGGTGCCCCTTCACACCCTGCGGGCGGACATTGACTACGGTTTCGCCGAGGCGCTGACCAAATACGGGGTGATCGGGGTAAAGGTCTGGATATTCAAGGGCGAGGTCCTGCCCGAGAAGGGAGGGCTGGGCGAGGCCCTTACCATTTAA
- the rplN gene encoding 50S ribosomal protein L14, whose translation MIQQETMLNVADNSGAKRIMCIRVLGGSGRRYARIGDVIVASVKEALPNSKVKEGDVVRAVVVRTRKEQPRPDGTTIRFEENAAVLINQYGEPIGTRIFGPVGRELRAKRFMKIISLAPEVL comes from the coding sequence ATGATTCAGCAGGAGACCATGCTTAATGTGGCGGACAATTCCGGGGCCAAGCGGATCATGTGCATCCGGGTGCTGGGAGGCAGCGGGCGGCGTTATGCCCGGATAGGGGATGTGATCGTGGCCTCGGTCAAGGAGGCCCTTCCCAACTCCAAGGTGAAGGAAGGGGATGTGGTGCGGGCGGTGGTGGTGCGCACGAGGAAGGAGCAGCCCCGTCCCGACGGCACGACCATCCGGTTTGAGGAGAACGCGGCGGTGCTGATCAACCAGTACGGCGAGCCCATCGGGACGCGTATTTTCGGTCCGGTGGGAAGGGAGCTCCGGGCCAAGCGTTTCATGAAGATAATATCTCTGGCACCGGAAGTTCTTTAG
- the rplE gene encoding 50S ribosomal protein L5, with protein sequence MAWLKEYYQETVVPKLRERFGYRNPFEVPRLEKICVNMGLGAAVQEPKLIDEALRELAIITGQKPKVCRARKSIAAFKLRAGMPIGVMVTLRKNRMYDFLARLIHVALPRVRDFRGLPRRGFDGRGNYTLGLDDHTIFPELDPNEVGRVKGMNITIVTSAETDEEAYELLKLLGLPFRR encoded by the coding sequence ATGGCCTGGCTCAAGGAATATTATCAGGAGACGGTGGTGCCCAAGCTCAGGGAAAGGTTTGGATACCGGAACCCTTTTGAGGTTCCGCGGCTGGAGAAGATCTGCGTGAACATGGGGTTGGGGGCGGCGGTGCAGGAGCCGAAGCTCATCGACGAGGCCCTGCGGGAGCTGGCCATTATCACCGGTCAGAAACCCAAGGTGTGTCGGGCCCGCAAGTCCATAGCCGCCTTCAAGCTCCGGGCGGGAATGCCCATAGGGGTGATGGTGACCCTGCGGAAGAACCGGATGTACGACTTTCTGGCCCGGCTCATCCATGTGGCTCTTCCCCGGGTGCGGGACTTTCGGGGGCTTCCGCGGCGGGGGTTCGACGGGCGCGGGAATTACACGCTGGGACTCGACGATCACACCATCTTTCCGGAGCTTGATCCCAACGAGGTGGGCCGGGTCAAGGGGATGAACATAACCATAGTGACCTCTGCGGAGACCGACGAGGAGGCCTATGAACTTCTGAAACTTCTGGGGTTGCCCTTTAGGAGGTAG
- the rplW gene encoding 50S ribosomal protein L23, producing the protein MSVAKDPREIILAPVITEKSMWLKEKYNQVTFWVHPEANKIEIRKAVEDLFKVKVEKVRTIRVKGKPKGRWPREGRRSLRKKAIVKLAPGQSIEFFETV; encoded by the coding sequence ATGAGCGTGGCCAAGGATCCGAGGGAGATCATTTTGGCTCCGGTGATCACGGAGAAGTCCATGTGGCTGAAGGAGAAGTACAACCAGGTGACCTTCTGGGTGCATCCGGAGGCCAACAAGATCGAGATCCGGAAGGCGGTGGAGGATCTCTTCAAGGTGAAGGTGGAGAAGGTGCGGACCATTCGGGTGAAGGGGAAGCCCAAGGGGCGCTGGCCGCGGGAGGGGCGGCGGTCCCTCCGCAAGAAGGCCATCGTGAAGCTGGCCCCGGGGCAGAGTATAGAATTTTTTGAGACGGTGTGA
- the rpsE gene encoding 30S ribosomal protein S5, with protein sequence MATAKGNEELIEKIIFINRVAKVHKGGRRFRFSAIVVVGDGKGRVGYGLGKAPEVPDAIRKALDKARKNMIQVPVINGTIPHEITVDFGAARVLLKPGRPGTGVIAGSTIRAIMDAAGIRDVVTKCIGSTNPHNVVKATFRALESLQSPEYVARKRGFTVEELLERIGHGQKA encoded by the coding sequence GTGGCCACGGCAAAGGGGAACGAGGAACTCATCGAGAAGATTATCTTCATCAACCGGGTGGCCAAGGTCCACAAGGGAGGTCGGCGTTTTCGTTTTTCGGCCATCGTGGTGGTGGGAGACGGAAAGGGGCGCGTGGGGTATGGCCTGGGCAAGGCGCCGGAGGTCCCGGATGCCATTCGGAAGGCCCTGGACAAGGCCCGGAAGAACATGATTCAGGTGCCGGTGATCAACGGGACCATTCCGCACGAGATTACCGTGGACTTCGGGGCGGCCCGGGTGCTGCTCAAGCCGGGGCGTCCGGGAACCGGGGTGATCGCCGGGTCCACCATCCGGGCCATCATGGACGCGGCCGGTATCCGGGATGTGGTCACCAAGTGCATCGGAAGCACCAACCCCCACAATGTGGTGAAGGCCACCTTCAGGGCCCTGGAGAGTCTTCAGAGCCCCGAATATGTGGCCAGAAAACGGGGCTTTACGGTAGAAGAACTCCTGGAGAGGATCGGCCATGGGCAAAAAGCTTAA
- the rpmD gene encoding 50S ribosomal protein L30 encodes MGKKLKITLVRSKYGWSRKQRATIAGLGLRKIGHTVIRPDNPCIRGMVEKVKHLVKVEEIDE; translated from the coding sequence ATGGGCAAAAAGCTTAAGATCACCCTGGTGCGGAGTAAGTACGGTTGGTCCAGGAAGCAGAGGGCGACCATTGCCGGTCTGGGGTTGCGAAAGATCGGGCACACGGTCATTCGACCGGACAATCCCTGCATCCGGGGCATGGTGGAGAAGGTCAAACATCTGGTAAAGGTGGAGGAGATCGATGAGTGA
- the rplR gene encoding 50S ribosomal protein L18 — protein sequence MLRREKLKKLERRLRRKKRVRKKVFGTPERPRLSVYRSLKHIYAQIIDDTRGHTLVAASSLSPEIRERWEELKKEGGKTAVARAVGELLGRKAVEAGIRKVVFDRGGFKYHGRVRALAEGARSAGLEF from the coding sequence ATGCTGCGAAGGGAAAAGTTAAAGAAGCTTGAGCGGAGGCTCCGTCGCAAGAAGCGCGTGCGGAAGAAGGTCTTCGGGACTCCCGAGCGTCCCCGTCTTTCGGTCTACCGGAGTCTCAAGCACATTTACGCCCAGATCATAGACGATACCCGGGGGCACACGCTGGTGGCGGCTTCCTCGCTTTCTCCGGAGATTCGCGAGCGCTGGGAGGAGTTGAAGAAAGAGGGCGGGAAGACCGCGGTGGCCCGGGCGGTGGGTGAGCTTCTGGGCAGGAAGGCGGTGGAGGCCGGGATCAGGAAGGTGGTCTTTGACCGGGGAGGTTTCAAGTATCACGGACGGGTCAGGGCGCTGGCGGAGGGGGCCCGCAGCGCCGGCCTGGAATTCTAG
- the rpsQ gene encoding 30S ribosomal protein S17, which translates to MGRRKEYIGTVVSNKMDKTVVVVVERLVQHPLYKKYIKRRKKFMAHDERNECEIGDRVLIEETRPLSRHKRWRVKKILERAPKLEASEAESPGEGS; encoded by the coding sequence ATGGGAAGAAGGAAAGAGTACATCGGCACGGTGGTAAGCAATAAGATGGACAAGACCGTGGTGGTCGTGGTGGAGCGGCTGGTGCAGCACCCTCTTTACAAGAAGTACATCAAGCGGCGCAAGAAGTTCATGGCGCACGACGAACGCAACGAGTGCGAGATCGGGGACCGGGTTCTCATCGAGGAGACCCGGCCGCTTTCCCGGCACAAGCGCTGGCGGGTGAAGAAGATCCTGGAGCGGGCACCGAAGCTCGAGGCCTCCGAGGCCGAATCTCCGGGGGAGGGTAGCTAG
- the rplP gene encoding 50S ribosomal protein L16 yields the protein MLLQPRKVKYRKRQKGRVRGKATRGCAVEFGEFGLKALEGGWLTAQQIEAGRVAIVRCARKGAKVWIRVFPDKPITKKPAETRMGKGKGSVEGWVAVIKPGKIIYEIEGVPEEVAREALRLAADKLPFKCKIVSREDRL from the coding sequence ATGCTTTTGCAGCCGAGAAAGGTCAAGTACCGGAAGAGGCAGAAGGGACGGGTTCGGGGCAAGGCCACCCGGGGCTGTGCCGTGGAGTTCGGGGAGTTCGGACTCAAGGCCCTGGAGGGTGGCTGGCTCACGGCCCAGCAGATCGAGGCCGGTCGTGTGGCCATCGTGCGCTGTGCGCGCAAGGGGGCCAAGGTGTGGATTCGGGTCTTTCCGGACAAGCCCATCACCAAGAAGCCGGCCGAGACCCGGATGGGTAAGGGAAAGGGTTCGGTGGAAGGCTGGGTGGCGGTGATCAAGCCCGGGAAGATCATCTATGAAATCGAGGGAGTGCCGGAGGAGGTGGCGCGTGAGGCCCTGAGGCTTGCGGCGGACAAGTTGCCCTTCAAGTGCAAAATCGTTTCCCGGGAGGACCGGCTATGA
- the rplO gene encoding 50S ribosomal protein L15, whose product MTLSNLKPFAGSKHREKRVGRGPGSGHGKTSCRGQKGQRARSGGGVPPWFEGGQMPLIRRLPKRGFKNPFRVEYNVVNVGDLARRFSEGATVDVEALKAAGLVKGREVRVKLLGDGEIDFAITVRVHAASKSAREKIEKAGGRVEILED is encoded by the coding sequence ATAACCCTTTCCAACTTAAAACCTTTTGCGGGTTCCAAGCACCGGGAGAAACGCGTGGGTCGTGGTCCGGGGTCGGGGCACGGCAAGACCTCCTGTCGCGGGCAGAAAGGGCAGCGGGCCAGAAGCGGGGGCGGTGTACCGCCCTGGTTCGAGGGCGGGCAGATGCCGCTGATCCGCCGGCTTCCCAAGAGGGGGTTTAAGAATCCCTTTCGGGTGGAATATAATGTGGTGAATGTGGGGGATCTGGCCCGGAGGTTTTCCGAGGGGGCCACGGTGGATGTGGAGGCCCTTAAGGCCGCCGGTCTGGTCAAGGGGCGCGAGGTCCGGGTGAAGCTTCTCGGCGACGGGGAAATAGATTTTGCGATTACGGTGAGGGTGCACGCGGCATCGAAGAGCGCCCGGGAGAAGATCGAGAAGGCCGGGGGCCGGGTGGAGATTCTGGAGGACTAG
- the rpsS gene encoding 30S ribosomal protein S19: protein MPRSKKKGPFVDEHLMKKVLKAKETGDKKVIKTWSRRSTIVPEMVGLTFAVHNGHKFIPVYVTENMVGHKLGEFAPTRTFRGHAGDKGKVKGKK, encoded by the coding sequence ATGCCTAGATCCAAGAAGAAGGGTCCCTTTGTGGACGAGCACCTCATGAAGAAGGTGCTCAAGGCCAAGGAGACCGGGGACAAGAAGGTCATCAAGACCTGGAGTCGGCGTTCCACCATCGTTCCGGAGATGGTGGGGCTTACCTTTGCGGTGCACAACGGGCACAAGTTCATTCCGGTCTATGTGACCGAGAACATGGTGGGGCACAAGCTCGGGGAGTTCGCCCCCACGCGCACCTTTCGGGGGCACGCCGGCGACAAGGGCAAGGTGAAGGGTAAAAAGTAG
- the rplV gene encoding 50S ribosomal protein L22 encodes MEARATARYVRISPYKARPVIDLIRGKSVQEALQILEFTPKKAARLIKKVLESAIANAEHNYNMDPDRLYVKRAYVDEGPRWKRIWPRAWGRASRILKRTSHITVVVEEKT; translated from the coding sequence ATGGAGGCCAGAGCGACCGCGAGGTATGTGAGGATATCGCCCTACAAGGCGCGGCCGGTTATCGATCTTATTCGCGGAAAGAGCGTGCAGGAGGCGCTCCAGATTCTGGAATTCACGCCGAAGAAGGCCGCGAGGTTGATCAAGAAGGTGCTGGAGAGCGCCATTGCCAACGCCGAGCACAACTACAACATGGATCCGGATCGGCTTTATGTGAAGCGGGCTTATGTGGACGAGGGGCCCCGGTGGAAGCGGATCTGGCCGCGGGCCTGGGGAAGGGCCAGCAGGATTCTGAAGAGGACCAGCCACATCACCGTGGTGGTAGAGGAAAAGACTTAA
- the rplB gene encoding 50S ribosomal protein L2, with the protein MPIKTCKPTSPGRRFQTYLVNPELSDKEPEKSLLEPLKKTGGRNCYGRITVRHRGGGHKRMYRIIDFKRDKDGVPARVVALEYDPNRSANIALLQYADGEKRYILAPEGLKVGDVVMSGEQVEVKVGNCMPLKNIPVGTVVHNVELRPGKGGQLARAAGAFAQVLGKEGNYVHLRLPSGEIRMVHERCRATIGQVGNLDWENVTLGKAGRKRWLGRRPRVRGVAMNPVDHPMGGGEGRTHGGRHPCSPWGQLAKGLKTRGKKPSDKFIIRRRKG; encoded by the coding sequence ATGCCCATTAAGACCTGCAAGCCCACTTCGCCGGGTCGCCGGTTTCAGACCTATCTGGTGAATCCGGAGCTTTCCGATAAGGAGCCGGAGAAGTCGCTCCTGGAACCTTTAAAGAAGACCGGCGGGCGGAACTGTTACGGGCGGATCACGGTCCGTCACCGCGGTGGCGGGCACAAGCGGATGTACCGGATCATCGACTTCAAGCGGGACAAGGACGGGGTGCCGGCCCGGGTGGTGGCCCTGGAGTACGATCCCAATCGGTCGGCCAACATCGCGCTTCTCCAGTACGCCGACGGGGAGAAGCGTTACATTCTGGCTCCCGAGGGGCTCAAGGTGGGCGATGTGGTCATGAGCGGGGAGCAGGTGGAGGTCAAGGTGGGGAACTGCATGCCGCTCAAGAACATTCCCGTGGGCACGGTGGTGCACAATGTGGAGCTGCGTCCCGGCAAGGGCGGGCAGCTGGCCCGGGCGGCCGGGGCCTTCGCCCAGGTGCTGGGCAAGGAGGGCAACTATGTGCACCTCAGGCTCCCCTCGGGAGAGATCCGGATGGTGCACGAGCGCTGCCGGGCCACCATCGGTCAGGTGGGCAATCTCGACTGGGAGAATGTGACCCTGGGCAAGGCCGGACGGAAGAGGTGGCTCGGGCGGCGTCCACGGGTGAGGGGTGTGGCCATGAACCCGGTGGATCACCCCATGGGTGGTGGAGAGGGGCGCACCCACGGTGGGCGTCATCCCTGTTCTCCCTGGGGGCAGCTGGCCAAGGGGCTCAAGACCCGGGGCAAGAAGCCCTCGGACAAGTTCATAATTCGTCGTCGGAAAGGTTAG
- a CDS encoding type Z 30S ribosomal protein S14, which produces MPRKAQLFKKPKFKVRHRNRCSICGRPRGYIRRFGLCRICFRRLASEGKIPGVRKASW; this is translated from the coding sequence ATGCCGCGCAAAGCCCAGCTTTTCAAAAAGCCCAAGTTTAAGGTCCGGCACCGGAATCGCTGTTCCATCTGCGGTAGGCCCAGGGGATACATTCGGCGGTTCGGTCTTTGCCGGATCTGTTTCCGGAGACTGGCCTCGGAGGGGAAGATCCCCGGGGTGAGAAAAGCCAGCTGGTAA
- the rplF gene encoding 50S ribosomal protein L6 — MATESRIGRRPVPIPKGVRVEIKEGRILVEGPRGRLEKPLPPMVEVEIGPEAVRVRPREVRKKLQRKAKAFQGLTRALINNMVIGVTQGFTRSLDIIGLGYRAELKGDEIVFHLGYSHPINFKLPPGIKAKVEKGSGDVQVRVVLEGIDKELVGETAARIRRLRPPEPYKGKGIRYTGEQIIRKAGKAGKAGK; from the coding sequence ATGGCTACGGAATCCCGTATCGGTAGAAGACCGGTGCCTATCCCCAAAGGGGTCAGGGTGGAGATAAAAGAGGGGCGCATCCTGGTGGAGGGCCCTAGGGGGCGTCTGGAGAAGCCGCTTCCCCCCATGGTGGAGGTGGAGATCGGGCCGGAGGCGGTAAGGGTGAGGCCCCGGGAGGTGCGCAAGAAGCTCCAGCGCAAGGCCAAGGCCTTTCAGGGGCTCACCCGTGCCCTCATTAACAACATGGTGATCGGGGTGACGCAGGGGTTCACCCGGTCGCTCGACATCATCGGGCTGGGATACCGGGCGGAGCTCAAGGGGGACGAGATCGTTTTTCACCTGGGTTATTCCCATCCCATAAACTTCAAGCTTCCGCCCGGAATAAAGGCCAAGGTGGAGAAGGGTTCCGGGGATGTGCAGGTGCGGGTGGTGCTTGAGGGGATAGACAAGGAGCTGGTGGGTGAGACCGCGGCGCGGATTCGGCGTCTGCGTCCGCCCGAGCCGTACAAGGGCAAAGGGATTCGCTACACCGGGGAGCAGATCATTCGCAAGGCCGGCAAGGCCGGAAAGGCCGGGAAATAA